ATTACTGAATAAATTATCTCTCCCCTAAGCATATAAGGTGGTAATACAAGTCTGTATCCTTTAGATGTCATCACATCTATAGCATAAAGCAAGAGAGAAAAGTCCAACCAAACTATATCATCAAAAAGATAATAAAATCTGGATCCTGAAACTTGCGATGCCTTCTCTGTATTTTCTAATTTTAAAACACTTTCGAGCATATCAGCATGACCTTTAGGTTTCCATTTTAGTATTTCATAATCTACTTGATGATTAGCTAGTTGCTTATTGAATTCTTCTAGATCTTTTTCATAAACTCTAAATTTTCCCCAGAATTTTATCGGAATACTGTAATTCTCATCAGGTCCTATTGGAACGTCTTCTGCTAATATGTTAGGAAGGCTTCTTATTATATTATCTCTTTCTTCTTCTATTTGTTTTAGTTCTTTTTCTTTATTTTCTAAAACTTGAAGCAATTTCTTAGCTTCTTCAATTTTTGCTTTTCTTTCATCTGGAGAAACTCTAGGTATCTGAGAAGTTATTTGATTATGCTGATGTCTTAATTTGTCAACTTCTTGTAGTGTAGAACGCCATTTCTTATCTAATTCTACTGCCTTTAAAGCTAGAGAAGTATCCATATTCCTCTTCTTTAGACTATCTATCAATAAGTCCGGATTGCTTCTTATGAGGTCTAATAAACTCCAAGACATAATAAAACACAAAAAGTACTAGATTTTATGACTTCTGTTCTTGTGTAGAGTCTTGAGTAGGCAAACCATAAGTTTGAACCCACATTTCTACAATATCATAACCATAAAGTTTTTTAAACTTCTCTCTTCCTTCTGCAGACATTTTTAGTGGAGTCCATTGAGTATCTAAATCAATATCTACATCTACGCTTTTCGCTGGTACTGATTCTTTAATTACTTGCTCAACTGTATAAACTAAATCATCAATAACTGGGCAACCTGGAGCAGTAAGTCCAAGTCTTATGTATACGTCTCCATCATTAGAAATTTTTAACTCGTATATCAATCCTAGATTTACTATGTCTACTGGAATTTCTGGATCATAAACTTGAGATAATCCTTCCATAATTTTCTTTTTCCATTCGTCTATATTTATCTGTGACATTTCTACCATAGAAATATTATGCACAACACAAATTAATAGTTAGCTATAAAAACGTAGAATTTT
This genomic window from Acidianus manzaensis contains:
- a CDS encoding metal-sulfur cluster assembly factor, which encodes MSQINIDEWKKKIMEGLSQVYDPEIPVDIVNLGLIYELKISNDGDVYIRLGLTAPGCPVIDDLVYTVEQVIKESVPAKSVDVDIDLDTQWTPLKMSAEGREKFKKLYGYDIVEMWVQTYGLPTQDSTQEQKS
- the serS gene encoding serine--tRNA ligase, which gives rise to MSWSLLDLIRSNPDLLIDSLKKRNMDTSLALKAVELDKKWRSTLQEVDKLRHQHNQITSQIPRVSPDERKAKIEEAKKLLQVLENKEKELKQIEEERDNIIRSLPNILAEDVPIGPDENYSIPIKFWGKFRVYEKDLEEFNKQLANHQVDYEILKWKPKGHADMLESVLKLENTEKASQVSGSRFYYLFDDIVWLDFSLLLYAIDVMTSKGYRLVLPPYMLRGEIIYSVIDMDTFKDAIYKIENEDLYLIATAEHPLAALYYKEDIEKENLPIKLAGISPAFRKEAGAANKDLKGIFRVHQFHKVEQFIYCLPEDSKKLHQELLNNVEEIFQGLEIPYRIINIASGDLGACAFKKYDLEAWMPAQAKFREMVSCSNCTDWQAFRMKIRYIDRKAGKKGYVHTLNSTAIASTRTITAILENNQNEDGSVTIPKVLRKYLEPFNKAPKDYIYPRKK